The Streptomyces sp. NBC_00335 DNA window CCACAAGACGGAGACGCCCCGCCGGAAGTCAGCTGAAGCCACCATCGAGCGCGTTCGAGAGGTCGCCGCCTGGCTACGACTGAACTACCCCGGACTGGACGCCGGGCAACGAGTCCTCGCCGCGCTCGAACCGCCGAAGGAGGTCCCCGATGCCTGACCGCATGGAGGAACCCGGCATCTGCCCCGACTGCGACGGTCTCGTCGTCACCACCTGGAACGACCTCACCCCCTTCATCCGCAGCATCAGCTACGACGGCGGCCCGGCAGTCCACGCCGAAGTCTGGATCGCAGTGGCACCCGAGCCGTGCGACAAGCCGCAACCGCCCACCGCCTGACCCAACCCGTACCGCCCGCACAGGAGTTGCCGTGAACGAGTCCACGAACTGCATCTGCTGCACCCGAGAGCTGTGGGAAGACGAGCTGGGGAGGTTCGCTTGCCGCCCCTGCGAGCGCCGCATCGGCGACCAGCTCGCCGCGATAGCCGGCCCCTACGGCCTGTACGCCCGCCTCTGCCTCCGCATGGAACCCGGCGCCCACACCGGAGGCGAGATCGTGTCCGGCAGCAGCAGCCCATCCATCCCTGCCAACCTGCAGATCCTCGACCTCACCGCGGCCGGCGGGATTGTGGGGACGTTGGAATCCTGGGTGGAGGAGTGGTCCAGCCAAGGACTCGCCACCCGAGGCACTGGCGGACGGCTTCAGCACCGCATCGACCAGGCCGTGGCCACCCTCCGGCTCAACCTGCCGCGGGCCGTCGAGCGGCATCCGGCGCTTGATGAATTCGCTCGGGAAATCGATGGGATTCAGCGGACCGCCAAGGCGCTCGTCGACGGCGGGCGGGAGCCGGTCAAAGCCTCTGCGGTCTGCCTGGGCTGCGGGGGAGGGTTCAAGTTTGGGCTGTTCGACATCGGCGGGACCGACTGCAACCGGTGCGGGCACCACCACACGCGGGCGCAACTGCTACAGCCCGAGCAGGCGAACGCGTCCGCGGCATGAACGAAGCCCCCGGCCTCATCCGAGGTCGGGGGCAGTCGTGTGTCCGGGGTCAGGCCTGAGGCTCCTCGTAGGGCGGGATCGGAATTGTGTAACTCAGCGCGTACCGGTCCGCCGCGATCACGATGTCGCACGTCTCCACCGCCCGGTCCTCGACGTAGTACGTCCGAACGATCTCGATGACCGGCACGCCGGGCGCCATCCTCAACGCCTCACCCTCGTAGGGTCGCGGCGCCCGCGCAGTCACATCCTCCGTGACGTGCGTGATGTGCAGCCCGATCGAATCCATCCGCGGCACCACTCCAGTGATCGGCCCGCTCTCCGGGTGCTCGATCGGCGTGCCACCCGTTAGCGCGAGCGGCTCGTAGGACGTGGACAGCATCATCGGCGTCTCGTCCGCAAGGTACGTGTAGGTCGTGCGGACGACCTGGTCTTCGGGTTCGATACCGAGGCGTTCGGCAATGGCTTGGGTTGCCGTCGTGGTCCGTGTCGTGTGGTCCCACTCGGAGCGTCGGCCTTCGGCCTCTGTGGCGCGCTTCATGGGCGAGGCGACCGGCCGCTTGCCGTAGAGGTCACCCGAGATGCGGCGTTCCGGGGGGCGTTGGTCGCGGACGAAGGTGCCCCTACCTTGCTCCTTCTTGACGAGACCTTCGTTTGAGAGCAGCTCGACGGCGCCGCGGACGACGATCCGGGAGACGCCGTACTCGGCCATGAGGTCGACCTCGGTGGGCAGTCGGTCTCCAGCCCGAAGGGCGCCGTCGAGGATGCGCTGTCTGATGTCGTCGGCGATCTGCTGGTAAGCCGGCTTGCCCTGATACGCCACTTTGCCCCTTCCTTGGCCATTGGTCACAACAAGTGAACCACGGGGCTGACCGGCACATCTACGGCGGATCGCGTGATGACACGCTCACAGCCTTGCACTGGAACGACATTCGTCATAACCTTTAGCCATCGGCAACTTCGACAGAAGCCGCAAGTTCTGCAATGCCCCAGAGCGCGCAAAGGCCCCAGCAGGTTGATCCCGGTGCTACCAACACCAGGCCTGCCAGGGCCAGCGCATCAGAGATTGGGTCTCAGAGATGCAGCACAAGCCTAACGTGCCTGCCCCGCAGAGAGGGCAGGCCACCGATCCCCTGAAGGTCAAGGCCATCGCCGACGTCCTCGACGTCGACAGGGCGACTGTGTACCGCGAGATCAAGTCCGGCCGCCTGACTGCCTACCGCGTCGGCTCCGGACGAGGCACCCTCCGCGTCAACCCGACCGTCTTCGAGCAGTACCTCGCGGACCGCGGCATCCCGGCGATGACGTCGTGAGCGCCGCGATCACCGCATGCGACTGGTGCGGACAGGGCAGCCGCGACCCCATCGAACCGCAGGACGGCGAGTGACCAAGCTCCTCGCCAAGTGGCGGTGTCGTCACTGCGACACCTGGAACGGCCGCAAAGACCAGGGCCGCTGCCACTGCTGCGGCAAGCCCCGCTGAATCCCACCCCCAGCTCGACCACTGGAGGCACAGCCATGCCCGAAACCGACATCACCGAGCGCGTCCGCGTTCTGGAATGGGTGACCGTCTACGCCCACCTCAAGGCCCACATGGAGCAGCGCGGCCCGCTCACGGCAGACCAGCGGCACTCGTTCGCCAACGCCGTGGCTGCTCAGAAGAAGCACGGGATCACCGACGCGGAGATCAGCGCCTACCGCGTCAAGCACAAGGACTACCTGGACCGGCTCGCCGCCCGCCAGGCCTGAACCCCCACCCCGCTTGACCACCGGAAGGACCACCGTCATGTCACACCTCACCCTGATCCAGGCCGAGACCGAGGACGCCTGGTACGAGCACAAGACCCTGCAGCAGCTCACGGCCGAAGCCGCCCAGCTCGTCGCCGTGGTCCAGGTCCACGAATTCCTGCAGACCTCCGCCGACCTCGACCTGCCCTACGCCGCCTGATGGCGTCGTCCATTGGAAAGGAGGAGTGATGGGCCGCATCAAATCGATCAACGCGTTCGCCGTGCTGGAGCGTCTCCTCACCGCCGCCGCTCTCGTGTTGACGGCTGTGACCGTCGGCCCTCTGGCTAGCCAGAAGATCGGTCTGGAAGGGCACGCCGCGATGGCCGCCGGCTGGACCATCGCCCTCGTCTACGACCTTGTGTGGGTCGCCTCGATCCGCTACTCCGGGATGGCGATCCGACAGCGCTCGACAGTCGGCATGATCGTCATGTTCGGCATCTCGCTCGTAGCGCTCGGCGTCTCCGTGGTCGTCCTGCTCAAGCTCGGCCACGCCCAAGCGTTCGCCGGAGTACCCGTTGCCGCCGCCGTGTTCATGGGGGTACGCCTCTTCGTCGACAACGTCCTGGCCGACCAGGAAACGTCCACCCGCATTGCGGACCAGTCCGCTGCCGCCCGCAATGCCCAGGCGCTGGCCGCAGCCGATGCCCGGAACCTGGCCTCGGATGCCTGCATGGACGTGGTCGTCGAGACTGCCGAGCACCTCGCGGAGATGGAGCGGCAGATCGCCCGAGCCAAGGTGCTTACCGATGCTCAGAAGAAGATCAGCAAGGCGCGTTCCAAGGCCGAAGAGACCCTCGCCGAGGCCGACAAGAAGTACGGCGTGAAGGCCTCCGCGTTCACGTCCAGGGAGCTGCTGACCATCGGGCCACGCCCCGTGGCCACGGGAGCTGGCCACACCCCGCCTGAGCAGGGTGGCCACACGCTGGCCACGCAGGTCATCCCGGAAATTGAGGCCGCGGCCACGGAGCCCGTCACTCAGGATGAATCGGACACCGAGCCGGACCTGGAACAGGTCCCTGTCGAGGACCCCATGACCCTCGAAGAGCTCGCCCAGGCCGCAGGGGTCGATAAGCCCGAGCCCAACGAGTACCTCACCGACGAACGGCTCAAGGTCGTCATCCGGTGGCTCCGCTTCACGATGGAGCCGCCCCGCTCCTACCGGCAGGCGTATGCCGCCTTCAAGGAGGAGGGCTTCCAGGCCCGCGAGAAGCGTGTCCGCCTCGCCTGGGACGAGATCAAGGCCCATGAAGGCGAAGTCGTACCCGCCTGACCCGCGCCCCGGCACAGCCGGCAAGGCCCAGCGGCGCCAGCCCCTGGACCCTGCCGAGACTGCCGGAAGCAGTCGGAACCACAAACCCGCAGGCCAGCCGAGGAGTGACCCGGGGAGCGGAACGCTCGCAGACCCGGCAAGCAGACCCGGCAGGCCCTGCCCTCCAGTCGAAGGGATGAGGTCATGAGCTCGAACTACTGGACCAAAGAGATCAAGCGCGCAGACGCCGCGTCCCCCAAGGCCGGGGCGACCCGACGAATGGACCGCCTCCGCAGCACTCTTCAGCAGGTCGATCCGGTGATCGCCAACCGGGCCTGGCAGGAAGCGGCGGACGCTCTCCAGCGCATCACCGAACGCTACACACGGTAATCATTCACTCGTTCATTCACCTGGGTAGAGATGAACCGGCGGATCTGCTACGCGCGCACGTGCGCGCACAGCCCAGCCGTTCACCCCTCCCCGTCGCAGTACGTGAGGGGAAGTGATGGAAGTACTGATCGCCGCCTGCCTCTTGGCGTGGGCCGCAGGAGCGCAGAGCGAACAGGCGAAGCTGGGCCTGAGCCCGGCCGAGCGTGATCTGAGGCGGGAGCATGTCCGCCACGAGAGGGCTGTCCGGAAGATCGCCGACAAGCACGGCAGCACGCCGGCGGACAGCGGTGTCGAGCCGCTCACGATTCCCGAGTCCTTTCGGTCCGGGTATCGCGGCCACACTCCGCTGGAGCGGGTCGCCACCCCGGCTGGCAGGCATCTCGGGAACTGGACCGCCAAGGGCGTGTACTGGGCCCGCGACACCGGCCGCTCGGCCCTCAAGGAGTACCGCGAGCGCCGCAAGGCCGAGGGCGAGCCGGACCCGGCCCCGATCATCGAGCCGCCGTTCATGCCGCCCATGCCCACGGAACCGCCCACTGCGGGCGTCCCCAGCGGAGTGGTCATGGCCAAGCCCGAAGCCCCGGCCGCACCGGCGGCAGAGGGTCCGGCACCCGCCCCTCTCGTCGAGGCCCCCGCAACGGCGGCTACTCCGCCCGCCGCTGCGCCCGCACCCGCTGGCGCCGCCCTCGTGCCGGGGCCCCGGGAGCCGGAAGCGCCCACCGCACCCACAGAAGCCTCCGAGCCCATAGCCCCAGCCCAGCCCCACGAGAACGGAGTCGGCCGCATGGCAGCAGAGATCACCTACGAGTCGGTACTGGACGAGAGCGGCGAACTCTCCGCCATGTGCGAAGACGACCTCCTGGCCTACGACCGGATCAGGGACCGCTGCGAACGCGAGATCGGCCGAGCCGACGAGCTCGTCGCACAACTGCGCAGCCCCGGCATGCGGGACTGGATCAGCCGATGCGCCGAGCAGTACCGGGTGATCCTCGCCCAGCTCGACGACCTCAAGTCCAACACGATCGCCCAGAGCGAAGCCGTGACGAAGGCCAAGGCCTCCCTCGAGTCCGGCCAGGGCTTCTACGCCAGCATCGCCGCCGACATGGAAACGGTCGAGGACCGCGAGTTCTACACCTCCGACCGGGTCGACAGCGAAGACGTCAACGCCGAGTCCGAGATCTACGAAACCCAGGGAGCCTGACCATGAGCGCCACCTACGCCGGCGTCCTAGCCCGAGCCGCCGCCTACGGAGTCCGCGCAGCCCGAACCCGCGAAGCCGTCAGCCGGCTGCAGACCCGCTTCGGCGACCGGGCTGACTCCGCCCGCTACCTCTCCGAGGGCATGACCCTCCTCGTGGTCGATGCGCCGACCACGACCGCCTACATGGAGGTCGCGAGCCTCTCCGCCGCCATGGCCGACAACGTAGGCGGGATCGTCTCCGCCGCCGACGTCCTCTCCGTCGCGGCGCAGGGACTCGACGACGAGACCCGAGGCCAGCACAGCCGCATGGCCGACGGAAACCGCAGCCACGACGTGGAGATGGCTGAACCGGTCTTCATCCAGCGCCGCTGACCTGACATCACGAGGGCGGGCCACGCCCATGGCCCGCCCTCCACCACCGCAGACCCGGAGAGACCCGATGGCAACCGCGACCGTACCCAAAGCCACCACCGAAGAAGCCCCCGCCAAGCCCACCCGGCTCCGCGCCGCCCTCGACACCCCCGGCCTGTACGCCGGAGCGGCCCTCGGGACCGCGTCTGCGCTACTGGCCGGCGACCCGCTCCTCTATTCCACCGTCGGCGCCGCTGGCGTCACCGCGGGCTGGGCCTACCTCGGCATGCACCCGGGACCTTGGCGCTGGCTGCCCGGTCAGGGCGAGCCGTGGGAGTGGATGTGCCGCTCGAGCCGTCGCGGCTACCGACGCACCCTGCGCCGCATGCGACGTCGCCTCGCCGCCCCTGCCAATGTTCCAGTCGTCTGGCCTGTGGACCGGCAGGTCATCGCCTGGCACACGCATCCGCAGCGTCCCGCCCTCGTCCGTGAAGTCACCGCCGACGCCCGTCGTGCCCGCTGTGACGCATTCCGCCAGGCCTGGACACGGGTCCTGCCTTCCTGGAAGTCCGGCTGGTGGCGCCGCTACAGCCCGATAGAGATGGCCCTGCGCGCTGGACCACTCACCGCCATTCCCATCACCGGCCACCTCGACATGCCCTGGTGGGCACACCTCCTCATCGGCTCCATTGCCGCGACCTGGGGAAAGTGGGTGTGGCGTAAGCCCACCCCGGCCCAGGCCCCCGCAGAGCAGCAGCTCGCCGGGGAAGACTGGTACCTCGCCCGCTGGGCAGAGTGGATCGCCTGCGACCAAGGACCGCTGCCCGGATCGAAGCTGGTCAGCGTCGAGCTGAACGCGGACCGACTTACCGCGGTCATCGTTTCCACCACGGCCAGGCCCGCCGCCGGACTGGACCAGGACTCCGTGTCGATCGCGTTCGACGTCCCCCCGCGAGCCGTCAACATCCACCGGCCCGACGACATGGCCGCCTCCCGAGCCAAGCTCTCCGTCCGGCTTCGAGCCGTGACGTCGGGGCTTGACGAGAACGACCTTCCCGCAGTGTGGCGGGAGTTCAGCCCCTACCCGCAGAGCGAGCTGTACGACGCGGAAACCACCCGGTTCGGCCGCAAGTTCAAGATCCTCCTCCCCAGGCGGGGCACCGACGTCGGGCAGGTGACCGCCCGCGCCGTCGCCCAAGCCCTCGACATGCAAGGCTCCGCTGCCGAGGCACGACTGCACCTGCGCGTCATCGACGCCCGACGTGTCGAGGTCAATGACATGGCAGTCAACCCGCTCGCCGGCGGCGTGAAGCTCGACCTGGACGCCCTGATCATGGACGACCAGGGATACATCACCATCGGCCGCGACCTCTACGACAACCCCGCCAGGTGGCGGCTGCTCAAGTTCGACGCCAAACGCCGAGGCCTGTCCGGCCGACCCTCCGCATCCGCCAATCACTCCTTCGGATCCGGAACCACCGGCGCTGGCAAGACCAGCCTTGAGGAAGACCTGCAGGTCGCCCAGCGCGCTAACGGGTTCGTCTCCTGGCTCGCCGACGGCAAGGGCGGCGCCGGATACGCCCCGTGGATGAACGACATCGACTGGATCCTCAAGAGCCCCTACGGAGCCATGGTCATGGCGCAAGCCGGCACCGCCGTCTCCGAGTTCCGCTACGCCGAGCAGATGAAGATGCAGTGGCTCGACGAGGAGGGCTACACCGAGAACGGCCGGTCCTTCTTCGTGCCCTTCGAACCCTTCGCCCCCATGTCGCTGACGTGGGACGAGTTCAACGAAATGATCCTCAAGGATCCGCAAGCCGACCACGTCAAGCCCCTGCTTAGCGGCGTCTCCAGCATCGGCCGCCTCTCCCGCGCGGCAGGCGTATCAGCCCGCATCTGGCTGCAGATCCCCAACCTCGACGCCATCGGATCGAACGCCTCCGCAAACGCCGTCCGCGACATGCTCCAGTCCGGGAACATCGCCCTCTTCCGCACCGCCCGCGCCG harbors:
- a CDS encoding GntR family transcriptional regulator, with product MAYQGKPAYQQIADDIRQRILDGALRAGDRLPTEVDLMAEYGVSRIVVRGAVELLSNEGLVKKEQGRGTFVRDQRPPERRISGDLYGKRPVASPMKRATEAEGRRSEWDHTTRTTTATQAIAERLGIEPEDQVVRTTYTYLADETPMMLSTSYEPLALTGGTPIEHPESGPITGVVPRMDSIGLHITHVTEDVTARAPRPYEGEALRMAPGVPVIEIVRTYYVEDRAVETCDIVIAADRYALSYTIPIPPYEEPQA
- a CDS encoding helix-turn-helix domain-containing protein, translated to MQHKPNVPAPQRGQATDPLKVKAIADVLDVDRATVYREIKSGRLTAYRVGSGRGTLRVNPTVFEQYLADRGIPAMTS